The following coding sequences are from one Lycium ferocissimum isolate CSIRO_LF1 chromosome 3, AGI_CSIRO_Lferr_CH_V1, whole genome shotgun sequence window:
- the LOC132048882 gene encoding uncharacterized protein LOC132048882, with protein MISSGKWVGNQGVWNPKKDNRVDLTRQTSDTLKGQGKNQKIGEGNKTEVTDSNLVQTKNQFEALTEDADPEDINMISEGHSETLQGEENMKGSKINQPGKYGKEQLQGNSNKEEDIGTTNVIPTMVDTALDDKAQQNSSHNKEEAIINTNVHSKKQVDGSTKIEETGDNSDNMHGVQCSTIPSKSDKGEDNNNNRTIFNISDQQSSKEWGEDPKEMTKDAQGKWEDRIVEVEETDEGETQDSLPVNSFDTTRTHNGGNERESLLSDGNKTQETTDIQEKKIDDEKGEPPDKSSNDLGGGMMKLTENNLVVNCSNTLKVCPQIEHSNTKEDPRDKLSAEKSNGKSAVKEKTSPITKLREIVSHKMTNKEIEKAEDNSSKTIG; from the exons ATGATATCAAGTGGGAAATGGGTTGGAAATCAAGGTGTTTGGAATCCCAAGAAAGATAACAGGGTGGATCTTACTAGGCAAACCAGTGATACATTGAAGGGACAAGGCAAGAATCAGAAGATTGGCGAGGGTAACAAAACAGAGGTCACTGATAGCAATTTAGTACAGACTAAAAATCAATTTGAGGCCCTTACCGAGGATGCAGATCCTGAGGATATCAATATGATCTCTGAAGGTCATTCTGAGACACTTCAAGGAGAGGAAAACATGAAGGGTAGCAAGATTAATCAACCTGGTAAGTATGGTAAGGAACAACTGCAAGGTAATTctaataaagaagaagatattggtACCACAAATGTCATCCCAACAATGGTGGACACTGCTTTAGATGATAAGGCACAGCAGAATAGTAGTCATAACAAAGAAGAAGCGATCATTAACACTAATGTTCATTCCAAGAAGCAAGTGGATGGCAGCACAAAAATAGAGGAAACTGGTGACAATTCTGATAATATGCATGGGGTACAATGTTCAACCATTCCATCTAAAAGTGACAAGGGGGAGGATAATAATAACAACAGGACAATTTTCAATATAAGTGACCAACAAAGTTCTAAAGAATGGGGGGAAGATCCTAAGGAAATGACTA AAGATGCACAAGGGAAATGGGAAGACAGAATTGTGGAAGTTGAGGAAACTGATGAAGGTGAGACTCAAGATTCTCTGCCCGTAAATTCATTTGATACTACTAGAACTCACAATGGGGGAAATGAGAGGGAATCTTTGTTATCTGATGGTaacaaaactcaagaaacaACAGAcatacaagaaaagaaaattgatgATGAGAAAGGAGAGCCACCTGATAAGTCTTCTAATGATCTGGGTGGTGGAATGATGAAACTTACTGAGAATAACCTGGTAGTAAATTGTAGTAATACTTTAAAGGTTTGTCCACAGAttgagcactccaacacaaagGAAGACCCAAGGGACAAATTATCTGCAGAGAAAAGTAATGGGAAGTCAGCAGTCAAAGAGAAAACATCTCCAATTACCAAGTTGCGTGAGATAGTATCAcataaaatgacaaataaagAGATAGAGAAGGCAGAAGATAATAGCTCAAAGACAATTGGATAA
- the LOC132048883 gene encoding uncharacterized protein LOC132048883 → MNTDQQLTLKLYHQDLSTDFIATFLYAKCVASERLELWDSLYHLESSMELPWMVGGDFNIILSEKEKLGGLPVTWNESEDFAFCIKSCELFDVGFKGSLFTWWNGRSAADCIFKRVDRVVVNQQFQNLFANIEVEHLSRTGSDHTPLLLSCGDEIVTFTRPFRFLNFWINHDSFKELITQNWSTEGTGSPYLKFKLKLKKLKRVLSQWSRDTFGDIFQQLALREQVIKIKEALFEEDPSVVNRIVIQKAQAEVKQYLHIEEQYWKQNAGSQEKAVFGLSGDSASGPDGFTGLFYQHCWEIIGNDVHQVILSFFDGNELPKAITHTNLVLIPKKHHVQSFSDLRPISLSNFINKIISRVVHGRTEKLIPYLISSNQSGFVKGRSNFKNIVLTQEIVSDIRIRGKPANVIIKLDMAKAYDKVSWKYRLHRGQARGPLSPTLFLLAAEILSRALNSLFDDQKYIGYGMPKWSNPFNHLAYADDTIIFASAYPESLRRVMKVLKDYEQISGQLINNDKSSFYLHSKVGNGISQSVRDITGFSKGQFPLTYLGCPIFHTRKRKDFYSGLIKRVKERLHSWKGKLLSFGGKSVLIKSVLQTMPVHLLSVLVPPKCVLNELHKIFARFFWSNKEGGRSRHWIAWKDLCLPTKEGGLGFKSLFDVSNALFAKLWWRFRTTNSLWANYMWNKYCKKKPPNLVQWKGGSQVRKKMLVATEEIENEIWWEIKAGTTNIWHENWTKLGALYHVVPDSFLVNENLTDVSELIEDGKWNDSLLQLSFSNEIVDHIKEDIHVEQLQGNWDRPWWMPTPNGNFIVNSAWNILRNRGEKHEDFDHLWIQGIPFKVSFLIWRLWKHIISTDDNLRRIRIPIVSRCYCCESHRIETMQHLFLGSRFARGIWEVFLQAAGLQVNMVQLHQVIKHCWRAKCGEKLKPIVQAIPAMIIWELWKRRNTIGHRGRVSFRKVVHEVNNSLFYLTKIRYPWLNSIPFLWPEIVAMLDNYNPRIITKVMYWKLPPDRWFKCNTDGATRGNPGDSSYGFCVRNWLGDLLYAQSETIGESTNVIAEAKAILEGIKYSIDMQLLPLIVETDSLLLKNMVEGEWKVPWGIISYVERIKRLKEMYEVKIQHVYREGTLKIHSFSELPSAGRKLLNLDKHELPNLRISIDIASVCGISFAHPIEVISISDEHIRVHLFASFMEIFIEEDNQAAEKKSRGNSTIMGANFIEEAAPHNKKRKKSSGQRKKQNKKKFKGNCYNCGKARHKAPDY, encoded by the exons ATGAATACTGATCAACAATTAACCCTGAAACTATATCATCAGGATTTGAGTACAGACTTCATTGCCACTTTTTTATATGCTAAGTGTGTTGCTAGTGAAAGATTAGAGTTATGGGATAGCTTGTATCACTTGGAAAGCTCTATGGAGTTGCCCTGGATGGTAGGAGGTGATTTCAATATTATTTTGTctgagaaagaaaagttaggtgGACTGCCAGTTACTTGGAATGAGAGTGAAGATTTTGCTTTTTGTATAAAATCTTGTGAATTATTTGATGTGGGATTTAAAGGTAGTCTatttacttggtggaatggtagaTCAGCTGCAGATTGCATTTTTAAGAGAGTTGATAGAGTGGTAGTGAATCAGCAGTTTCAGAATTTGTTTGCAAACATAGAGGTGGAACATCTATCCAGAACAGGGTCAGATCACACTCCTCTATTATTGTCTTGTGGAGATGAAATTGTTACTTTCACCAGACCTTTTAGGTTTCTTAACTTTTGGATTAATCATGATTCTTTCAAAGAGCTTATTACACAAAATTGGAGCACAGAAGGCACTGGATCCCCATACTTGAAGTTtaaattgaaattaaagaaGCTTAAGAGGGTATTATCACAATGGAGTAGAGATACTTTTGGGGACATTTTCCAACAACTTGCACTAAGAGAGCAAGTAATAAAGATAAAAGAGGCATTATTTGAAGAGGATCCTAGTGTGGTGAACAGAATTGTCATTCAGAAGGCTCAAGCTGAAGTGAAGCAATATCTTCATATTGAGGAACAATATTGGAAGCAAAATGCAG GAAGTCAAGAAAAGGCTGTTTTTGGCCTTAGTGGGGATAGTGCTAGTGGGCCTGATGGATTTACAGGTTTGTTTTATCAACATTGTTGGGAGATTATTGGGAATGATGTGCATCAGGTGATCCTATCCTTTTTTGATGGGAACGAACTTCCTAAAGCTATCACTCACACTAATCTTGTTCTTATTCCTAAGAAGCATCATGTGCAATCTTTTTCTGATTTGAGACCTATTAGCCTATCCAATTTTATCAATAAGATTATTTCAAGGGTGGTTCATGGTAGAACGGAAAAATTGATTCCATATTTGATTTCCTCTAATCAATCTGGTTTTGTAAAAGGTAGAAGCAACTTTAAGAATATCGTTCTTACTCAGGAAATTGTTTCTGATATCAGAATTAGGGGTAAACCTGCTAATGTTATTATTAAGTTGGATATGGCCAAGGCCTATGACAAAGTTTCATGGAAATATCGGTTACAT AGGGGTCAAGCAAGGGGACCCTTGTCCCCAACATTATTTCTACTTGCAGCTGAGATTTTATCTAGAGCTTTAAATTCCTTATTTGATGATCAGAAGTACATTGGGTATGGAATGCCAAAATGGTCTAATCCTTTTAACCATCTGGCATATGCTGATGATACTATCATATTTGCATCAGCTTACCCTGAGTCTTTAAGGAGAGTGATGAAAGTTTTGAAAGATTATGAGCAGATCTCTGGTCAACTGATAAACAATGATAAGAGTTCCTTCTATTTACATTCCAAGGTGGGTAATGGGATCAGTCAATCAGTTAGGGATATCACTGGTTTCTCAAAGGGTCAGTTTCCTTTAACTTATCTTGGATGTCCTATTTTTCACactagaaaaaggaaagattTCTATTCTGGTCTGATTAAGAGAGTTAAAGAAAGACTGCATTCTTGGAAAGGTAAATTGCTGTCTTTTGGAGGTAAATCAGTTCTTATTAAGAGTGTATTACAAACCATGCCAGTGCACTTACTATCAGTTCTGGTTCCTCCAAAATGTGTGTTGAATGAGCTTCATAAGATTTTTGCTAGATTTTTTTGGAGCAACAAGGAAGGGGGCAGAAGCAGGCACTGGATAGCTTGGAAGGATTTATGTCTTCCAACTAAAGAAGGTGGTTTGGGTTTTAAGTCTCTATTTGATGTATCTAATGCTCTTTTTGCAAAACTTTGGTGGAGATTTAGAACTACAAATTCCCTATGGGCTAATTACatgtggaataagtattgtaagAAGAAGCCTCCTAACTTAGTTCAGTGGAAAGGTGGTTCTCAGGTGCGGAAAAAAATGCTTGTAGCTACAGAAGAGATAGAGAATGAGATTTGGTGGGAAATAAAAGCAGGAACTACTAATATTTGGCATGAAAACTGGACAAAGTTGGGTGCCTTATATCATGTGGTTCCAGATAGTTTTCTTGTTAATGAGAACCTAACTGATGTATCAGAATTAATAGAGGATGGGAAGTGGAATGATTCTCTTCTACAACTATCATTTTCTAATGAGATTGTGGATCATATTAAGGAGGATATTCATGTTGAGCAGCTACAAGGAAATTGGGATAGACCATGGTGGATGCCTACTCCTAATGGAAATTTTATAGTAAATAGTGCTTGGAACATCTTGAGAAATAGAGGAGAGAAACATGAGGATTTTgatcatttgtggattcaaggAATACCTTTTAAGgtttcttttttgatttggaGGTTGTGGAAACACATAATCTCTACAGATGATAACTTAAGAAGAATTAGGATTCCTATTGTCTCTAGATGTTATTGTTGTGAGTCTCATCGTATAGAAACTATGCAACATCTATTTCTTGGTAGCAGGTTTGCAAGAGGGATATGGGAAGTATTTTTGCAGGCAGCAGGATTACAAGTGAATATGGTTCAACTTCATCAAGTAATTAAACACTGTTGGAGGGCAAAATGTGGAGAAAAATTGAAACCTATTGTGCAAGCAATTCCTGCTATGATTATTTGGGAattatggaagagaagaaatacTATAGGACATAGAGGAAGGGTCAGTTTTAGAAAGGTGGTACATGAAGTGAAtaatagtttattttatttgacaAAAATAAGATATCCTTGGCTAAACAGTATCCCTTTTCTATGGCCGGAAATAGTAGCAATGCTAGACAACTATAACCCTAGGATTATAACCAAGGTTATGTATTGGAAGCTTCCTCCTGATAGATGGTTCAAATGTAATACTGATGGGGCAACAAGGGGCAATCCTGGTGATAGTTCTTATGGATTTTGTGTTAGAAACTGGCTAGGGGATCTACTTTATGCTCAAAGTGAAACAATTGGAGAGTCCACAAATGTGATAGCTGAAGCAAAGGCAATTCTTGAAGGGATAAAGTATAGTATTGATATGCAGTTGCTTCCTTTGATTGTGGAGACTGATTCTTTGCTACTTAAAAATATGGTGGAGGGAGAGTGGAAGGTTCCCTGGGGCATTATATCATATGTTGAGAGAATTAAGAGATTGAAAGAGATGTATGAGGTGAAAATTCAACATGTGTACAGGGAAG gtactCTAAAGATTCATTCATTTTCTGAACTACCTAGTGCAGGGAGAAAACTTCTAAACCTGGACAAACATGAATTGCCTAATCTAAGGATAA GTATTGACATTGCTTCAGTGTGTGGTATTAGCTTTGCTCATCCTATTGAAGTGATATCAATATCAGATGAACACATACGAGTGCATCTCT TTGCCTCCTTCATGGAGATATTCATCGAGGAGGATAACCAGGCTGCCGAAAAGAAATCGCGTGGAAACTCAACGATTATGGGAGCAAACTTCATTGAGGAAGCTGCTCCacataataagaaaagaaagaagtcgTCTGGGCAAAGAAAAAAGCagaacaagaaaaaattcaaaggcAACTGCTATAATTGTGGGAAAGCTAGACATAAGGCTCCAGATTATTAG